In Wenyingzhuangia fucanilytica, the following are encoded in one genomic region:
- the neuC gene encoding UDP-N-acetylglucosamine 2-epimerase, translating into MAIKKICVVVTARPSYSRIKTALTAIKNHPKLELQLVIAGSALLGRYGNAVEFIEKDGFTIEEKVFMVLEGENPTSMAKTTGLGVMELANVFYRLQPDAVVTIADRFETIATSIAAAYQNIPLIHIQGGEVTGNIDEKVRHANTKLADVHLVASEDAKQRVLKMGENPEMVFNTGCPSIDLADEIKKNPTLDFDPIQKYGGVGVEINWKEQGYLVVMQHPVTTEYASARKDVEETLKAVHELNMPTFWFWPNVDAGSDGTSGGIRSFREIHKPQNIHFFKNMEPNDFLKLLANSKCLIGNSSVGIRECSYIGVPVVNIGTRQNKRERGSNVLDTVYDKNEIIKSIQDRITSTDIVSENIYGDGASGQRIADILAETKLTFHKTIVY; encoded by the coding sequence ATGGCAATCAAAAAAATATGTGTAGTTGTTACTGCACGTCCATCTTATAGTAGAATTAAAACCGCTTTAACAGCAATAAAAAATCATCCTAAGTTAGAATTACAGTTGGTGATTGCAGGTTCCGCTTTGTTGGGACGTTATGGTAATGCTGTAGAGTTTATAGAAAAAGATGGTTTTACCATAGAAGAGAAAGTTTTTATGGTTTTAGAAGGTGAAAATCCTACTTCTATGGCCAAAACCACAGGTTTAGGAGTCATGGAATTAGCCAATGTTTTTTATCGTTTACAGCCTGATGCAGTGGTAACTATTGCAGATAGATTCGAAACAATCGCAACAAGTATTGCTGCCGCTTATCAAAACATTCCATTAATTCATATTCAGGGAGGAGAAGTTACAGGAAATATAGATGAAAAAGTTCGTCATGCCAACACCAAATTAGCAGATGTACATTTGGTGGCTTCAGAAGATGCTAAGCAAAGGGTTTTAAAAATGGGAGAAAACCCAGAGATGGTTTTTAATACTGGATGTCCGTCAATAGATTTGGCAGATGAAATAAAAAAGAATCCAACTTTAGATTTTGATCCTATTCAAAAATATGGAGGTGTTGGTGTAGAAATTAACTGGAAAGAACAAGGTTATCTTGTAGTGATGCAACACCCTGTTACTACAGAATATGCATCGGCAAGAAAAGATGTAGAAGAAACTTTAAAAGCAGTTCATGAATTAAATATGCCTACTTTTTGGTTTTGGCCAAATGTGGATGCAGGTTCTGATGGAACTTCTGGAGGAATAAGGTCTTTTAGAGAAATACACAAACCACAGAATATCCACTTCTTTAAGAATATGGAGCCAAATGATTTTTTAAAATTATTGGCTAATAGTAAGTGTTTAATAGGGAATTCTAGTGTAGGTATTCGTGAGTGTTCTTATATAGGAGTACCTGTGGTAAATATAGGAACTCGTCAAAATAAAAGAGAAAGAGGAAGTAATGTGTTAGATACTGTTTATGATAAAAATGAAATCATAAAAAGTATTCAAGATAGAATTACTTCTACTGATATTGTCTCAGAAAATATTTATGGAGATGGTGCTTCTGGTCAAAGAATAGCCGATATTCTTGCAGAAACAAAGTTAACATTTCATAAAACCATTGTGTACTAA
- a CDS encoding glycosyltransferase family 4 protein: MKKICFKIGEFPNVSETFVVNQIQYAIDLGYEVSLIIGKLKSDNIKFFSSLFKQKSLEVNIIDYSVPKSKIIRLVKWLRILMFNLFRSKEIIKFYQYSKSFSLSHLYIWYYYHKIVTKNDVVHVQFGTKAHPMDFFKKFYSFKLIVSFHGHDAFFPIGHIQQKGYYDLLFKVADVINTNTKYLTNQLINIGCPKKIIREIPVAVDVNKFKRQFKEKDNKTLKLLNVGRLHPIKGQKFLIELMSKVKEYEQDVFLTIVGTGELKKEYEDLIDKKNLHSYVKMVGAKTQQELKKIYNEHDVFLFSSIPYKSREETQGLVCLEAQASGLPIIAFNSGGVKYTFKNNETGFLCNIYDVEEMYKKVCFFYENREQVLELGSEGRKFVEENFSEDIIKNKWRKIYQ, translated from the coding sequence TTGAAAAAAATATGCTTTAAAATAGGTGAGTTTCCAAATGTATCTGAAACATTTGTGGTAAATCAAATACAGTATGCTATTGATTTAGGATATGAGGTTTCTTTAATAATAGGAAAGCTTAAGTCGGATAATATTAAGTTTTTTTCTTCATTATTTAAACAAAAGTCATTAGAGGTTAATATAATAGATTATAGTGTTCCTAAATCTAAGATAATAAGGTTGGTAAAGTGGTTGAGAATATTGATGTTTAATCTTTTTAGAAGTAAAGAAATAATTAAATTTTATCAATATTCAAAATCATTTAGTTTGAGCCATTTATATATATGGTATTACTATCATAAAATTGTAACAAAAAATGATGTTGTACATGTGCAGTTTGGTACAAAAGCACATCCAATGGATTTTTTTAAGAAATTTTATTCATTTAAATTAATCGTATCTTTTCATGGACACGATGCCTTTTTTCCTATAGGTCACATTCAACAAAAAGGATATTATGATTTGCTTTTTAAAGTTGCAGATGTAATTAATACCAATACAAAATATTTAACAAATCAACTTATAAATATAGGTTGTCCTAAAAAGATTATAAGAGAAATTCCTGTAGCTGTAGATGTAAATAAATTTAAAAGACAATTTAAAGAAAAAGACAACAAGACGTTAAAGTTGCTAAATGTAGGTCGATTACATCCTATAAAAGGACAGAAATTTTTAATAGAATTGATGTCTAAAGTTAAGGAGTATGAGCAAGATGTTTTTTTAACTATTGTGGGAACTGGTGAATTAAAAAAAGAGTACGAGGATTTGATTGATAAAAAAAATCTTCATTCATATGTTAAAATGGTTGGTGCTAAAACACAACAAGAATTAAAAAAAATATACAATGAACATGATGTATTTCTTTTTTCTAGCATTCCATATAAAAGTAGGGAAGAAACACAAGGTTTAGTATGCTTAGAAGCACAAGCTAGTGGATTACCAATAATTGCTTTTAATTCTGGAGGGGTGAAATATACTTTTAAAAATAATGAAACGGGGTTTTTATGTAACATTTATGATGTTGAAGAAATGTATAAAAAGGTTTGTTTTTTTTATGAGAACAGAGAACAAGTTTTAGAGCTAGGTTCAGAAGGAAGAAAATTTGTAGAAGAGAATTTTTCTGAAGATATTATAAAAAATAAATGGAGAAAAATATATCAATAA
- a CDS encoding glycosyltransferase family 2 protein, whose protein sequence is MNNPLVSIIIPTYNRAHLIGETLDSVIKQTYLNWECIVVDDGSTDNTIEVLKEYTDKDSRIQYHHRPKERPKGANACRNYGFELSKGEYIMFFDSDDLMLNQKVEIQLIDLLSGDYDFSVTQTEQFKMPENISRGIRSETLISNNIIDDFINFKCFWLLQSVLWKKEFLLNNKLKLNEKLYQAQDYEFHLNVFKLKKYSYASNDIVTTHMLLHDSNMSNSTTNSIEKIWSNAYVNHKIVSEFNNEINEETKNSVMSKLVKYYINALREKQVVYSVKIWLMIIKSSLKIKCSFGFYIKCSLALIYPITGVGYKLTKIK, encoded by the coding sequence ATGAATAACCCTTTAGTTTCTATCATCATTCCAACCTATAATAGAGCTCATTTAATTGGAGAAACGTTGGATTCTGTAATAAAACAAACCTATTTAAATTGGGAATGTATTGTGGTAGATGATGGTTCTACAGATAATACTATAGAGGTTTTAAAAGAATATACTGATAAAGATAGTCGTATACAGTATCACCACAGGCCAAAAGAAAGGCCTAAAGGAGCTAATGCGTGTAGGAATTATGGGTTTGAGTTGAGTAAGGGGGAGTATATAATGTTTTTTGATTCAGATGATTTAATGTTAAATCAAAAAGTAGAAATACAATTAATTGATTTATTATCTGGAGATTATGATTTTTCGGTAACCCAAACCGAACAATTTAAAATGCCCGAAAATATTTCCAGAGGTATTCGTTCTGAAACTTTGATATCGAATAATATAATAGATGATTTTATCAACTTTAAGTGTTTTTGGTTACTTCAAAGTGTGCTTTGGAAAAAAGAATTCTTGTTAAATAATAAATTAAAATTAAATGAAAAATTATATCAAGCACAAGATTATGAATTTCATTTAAACGTCTTTAAGTTAAAGAAATACTCTTATGCTTCAAATGATATAGTTACAACACATATGTTATTACATGATTCTAATATGAGTAATTCTACAACCAATAGTATAGAGAAAATATGGTCAAATGCTTATGTAAACCATAAAATAGTTAGTGAGTTTAATAATGAGATTAATGAGGAAACTAAAAACTCTGTAATGAGTAAACTTGTAAAATATTATATAAATGCTTTAAGAGAAAAACAAGTAGTTTACAGTGTTAAAATTTGGCTAATGATCATAAAATCTTCTTTAAAAATAAAATGTTCTTTTGGTTTTTATATAAAATGTAGTTTGGCTCTTATATATCCTATAACAGGTGTTGGTTATAAACTAACGAAAATTAAATAG
- a CDS encoding glycosyltransferase family 2 protein, protein MHNQSLITIILTTYNRAHLIRETLDSIIAQTYSNWKCIIIDDNSNDNTSEVIQEYIKKDIRFQYHVKGDKYVKGLSASRNMGMDLIETTDFIHFFDDDDIMHPQKFEIQLKEFEKYSNLDLTVFPTVNFKDGEKLNIELINQKVESNIIANIAEDFILLKRIFTAQVPLIKYEYIKEVRFNEQLFYAEEWEVFNKLFFTKSTKASYVNKPLYYHRKHNISITANFYGKTNIKEISNNQAFINVYQVVKNSPLFNGRIFSRFITFAYNNKQNDELLTKIKSDLKKGLLSNRFKDIAVIVLVFCARLHGSLFIKLIHRVARW, encoded by the coding sequence ATGCATAATCAATCTTTAATAACTATTATACTAACCACTTATAATAGGGCTCATTTAATAAGAGAGACTTTAGATTCTATTATAGCACAAACCTATTCAAATTGGAAGTGTATTATTATAGATGACAATTCTAATGACAATACGAGTGAAGTTATACAAGAATATATAAAAAAAGATATTAGATTTCAGTATCATGTAAAAGGCGATAAATATGTAAAAGGTTTGTCTGCTTCTAGAAATATGGGAATGGATTTAATAGAAACCACAGATTTTATCCATTTTTTTGATGATGATGATATCATGCATCCCCAAAAGTTTGAAATTCAATTAAAAGAGTTTGAGAAATATTCAAACTTAGATTTGACTGTTTTTCCTACTGTTAATTTTAAAGATGGAGAAAAGTTAAATATTGAGTTGATAAATCAAAAAGTAGAATCAAATATCATAGCTAATATAGCTGAAGATTTTATCCTCTTAAAAAGAATATTTACAGCCCAAGTTCCGTTAATCAAATATGAGTATATCAAAGAGGTTCGATTTAATGAACAGCTTTTTTATGCTGAAGAATGGGAAGTGTTTAATAAGTTGTTTTTTACTAAGAGCACAAAAGCCAGTTATGTAAATAAACCTTTATACTATCATAGAAAACACAATATTTCTATTACAGCTAATTTTTATGGTAAAACTAATATTAAAGAGATTTCAAATAATCAGGCATTTATAAATGTATACCAGGTAGTAAAAAACTCTCCGTTATTTAATGGGAGAATTTTCTCAAGATTTATCACTTTTGCATATAATAACAAACAAAACGATGAATTGTTAACAAAGATTAAAAGTGATTTAAAAAAAGGATTACTATCTAACAGATTCAAAGATATTGCTGTTATAGTATTGGTTTTTTGTGCAAGATTACATGGGAGTTTGTTTATAAAATTAATTCATAGAGTTGCTAGATGGTAA
- a CDS encoding glycosyltransferase family 2 protein produces MALISVVLPVYNVENYIKECMDSILNQTIQDFEVLVIDDCSTDKTLDIVRAYKDERIRIHEKEVNKGLIDSLNIGFKIAKGKYIARVDGDDINALDRFEKQLLVLESNSEIKACGSWLQIINEPNKLIEHKEQHVEIQAELLMRCPMSLGATMLDREAYSLFKFDETKKHVEDYDFWARSAWDCKMYNIQEVLYYYRVHGNQVSSVYNKIQKEGDIKIKLSLFRKLNYNTELYTDVFLKKVMYSNKFITVKEFYLFFNWINILLRENKKTQLFDQLYLKDVLDKVTRGIVYKIFFVGNRENIDKLWRAKAFLILPVKEKIYVLRKKLIS; encoded by the coding sequence ATGGCATTAATTTCGGTAGTCTTACCTGTTTATAATGTAGAGAATTACATCAAAGAATGTATGGATTCTATATTAAACCAAACCATACAAGATTTTGAGGTTTTAGTAATAGATGATTGTTCTACAGATAAAACTCTTGACATTGTTAGAGCATACAAAGATGAGAGAATTAGAATTCACGAGAAAGAAGTGAATAAAGGTCTAATAGATAGTTTAAACATAGGTTTTAAAATAGCAAAGGGGAAATATATAGCAAGGGTAGATGGTGACGATATTAATGCGCTTGACAGATTTGAAAAGCAATTATTAGTTTTAGAATCAAATTCTGAAATAAAAGCTTGTGGAAGTTGGTTACAAATCATTAATGAGCCTAATAAATTAATTGAACATAAAGAGCAGCATGTAGAAATTCAGGCAGAATTATTAATGAGGTGCCCTATGAGTTTAGGAGCTACAATGTTAGACCGAGAAGCTTATTCACTGTTTAAGTTTGATGAAACAAAAAAACATGTAGAGGATTACGATTTTTGGGCAAGATCAGCCTGGGACTGTAAAATGTATAACATACAAGAGGTTTTATATTATTATAGAGTTCATGGTAATCAAGTCTCATCAGTTTATAATAAAATACAGAAAGAAGGAGATATTAAAATTAAACTAAGTTTATTTAGAAAACTTAATTATAATACAGAATTATATACAGATGTTTTTCTAAAAAAAGTGATGTATTCTAATAAATTTATCACAGTTAAAGAATTTTATTTGTTTTTTAATTGGATTAATATTTTACTTAGGGAAAATAAAAAGACTCAACTTTTTGACCAATTATATTTAAAAGATGTGCTTGATAAAGTTACTAGAGGTATCGTCTATAAAATTTTCTTTGTAGGTAATAGAGAAAATATTGATAAATTATGGAGAGCAAAAGCTTTTCTAATTTTACCTGTTAAAGAGAAAATTTATGTACTGCGTAAAAAGCTGATTTCTTGA
- a CDS encoding glycosyltransferase family 2 protein codes for MKEIISVVIPVYNTSQYIEKCIDSVNNQTYPNIELIVVDDGSNQETKLKLSELSCKIDILIHQENKGQSSARNVGLQKAKGEYVIFIDSDDYVELDFCKKLLTNYTDAHSVITCFANLVSEDNQITVFEPKGGGLNKAVLNNIALGTSLFVKRELLNIGGYDEQMRNGFEDWELLIRVLNSTNKKVFVVPEPLYNYRKGIESTTTKANKIKYDLLKYIYKKMKIYINYILMILLHFYC; via the coding sequence ATGAAAGAGATAATATCAGTAGTTATTCCTGTCTATAATACTAGTCAATATATAGAAAAATGTATTGACTCAGTAAATAATCAAACTTACCCTAATATTGAATTAATTGTAGTAGATGATGGTTCAAATCAAGAAACTAAATTAAAACTTAGTGAGCTATCCTGTAAGATTGATATATTAATACATCAAGAAAATAAAGGTCAGTCTTCAGCAAGAAATGTTGGTTTACAAAAAGCTAAAGGGGAGTATGTCATTTTTATTGATAGTGATGATTATGTTGAATTAGATTTTTGTAAAAAACTTTTAACAAATTATACTGATGCACATTCTGTTATAACATGTTTTGCCAATTTGGTGTCCGAAGATAACCAGATAACAGTGTTTGAGCCTAAGGGAGGTGGTTTAAATAAGGCTGTTTTAAATAATATAGCACTAGGAACTTCATTATTTGTAAAACGAGAGTTGTTAAATATAGGGGGGTATGATGAACAAATGAGGAATGGTTTTGAGGATTGGGAATTATTGATTAGAGTTTTAAACTCTACTAATAAAAAGGTTTTTGTTGTGCCAGAGCCACTATATAATTATAGAAAAGGAATTGAGTCAACCACAACAAAGGCAAATAAAATAAAGTATGATTTATTAAAATATATCTATAAAAAAATGAAGATATATATAAATTATATTTTAATGATTTTATTGCATTTTTATTGTTAA
- a CDS encoding glycosyltransferase, whose amino-acid sequence MKEINIALISPSKNAYSETFIQQHKKYLKGNVWFYYGGYLPNSCEKGYPITRNKWKKKYFKFLNKTGLTELTIHEQSLKASFLGNNIQVVVAEYGLTGAAVLNVCKNLKIPLIPIFHGFDASIKEILEKQQSNYKKLLNYSDSVLAVSNAIKETLIALGGKESKIYVSPCGPNPSFFEVKPSRKTSNFIGIGRFVDKKAPYYTILAFAEVLKKFPESNLTIVGEGGLYNTCVNLVKYLGLEESVFLPGKMSPEKIKDLFTGAFAFVQHSVVALNGDSEGTPVAVLEASAASLPVVSTLHGGISDVIINNKTGFLVEEHDVLNMAKKMIYLLENRKEAEEMGSFSRDFIKQNYTLEKHIGMINHLINKAIIKHE is encoded by the coding sequence ATGAAAGAGATAAATATTGCACTTATTTCACCAAGTAAAAATGCATATTCCGAAACGTTTATTCAGCAGCACAAAAAATATTTAAAAGGGAATGTTTGGTTTTATTATGGAGGATATTTGCCTAATAGTTGTGAAAAAGGTTATCCCATAACTAGGAATAAATGGAAAAAAAAATATTTTAAATTTTTAAATAAAACAGGTTTAACAGAGTTGACTATTCATGAACAATCATTAAAAGCTTCTTTTTTAGGTAACAATATCCAAGTTGTAGTTGCTGAATATGGTTTAACAGGAGCAGCTGTATTGAATGTCTGTAAAAATTTAAAGATACCATTGATTCCTATTTTTCATGGTTTTGATGCAAGTATTAAAGAGATTCTAGAGAAGCAACAAAGCAATTATAAAAAATTATTAAATTATTCAGATAGTGTATTAGCTGTTTCAAATGCTATAAAAGAGACTTTAATAGCTTTGGGAGGAAAAGAATCTAAAATATATGTCTCTCCATGTGGACCCAATCCATCTTTTTTTGAAGTAAAGCCTAGTCGAAAAACGTCCAACTTTATTGGTATTGGTAGATTTGTAGATAAAAAAGCCCCTTATTACACCATATTAGCCTTTGCTGAGGTGCTTAAAAAATTTCCAGAATCTAACTTAACTATAGTTGGAGAAGGTGGTTTATATAATACCTGTGTAAATTTAGTAAAGTACTTAGGTTTAGAAGAATCTGTTTTTTTACCAGGAAAAATGAGTCCAGAAAAAATAAAGGATCTTTTTACAGGTGCATTTGCTTTTGTACAACATTCAGTGGTGGCATTAAATGGAGATTCAGAAGGAACACCAGTAGCTGTTTTAGAAGCCTCGGCAGCTTCTTTACCAGTTGTATCTACGTTACATGGAGGTATTTCAGATGTAATTATAAATAATAAAACAGGTTTTTTAGTAGAAGAACATGATGTTTTGAATATGGCTAAAAAAATGATTTATTTATTAGAAAATCGAAAAGAGGCAGAAGAGATGGGAAGTTTCTCTAGAGATTTTATAAAACAAAATTATACCTTAGAAAAACATATAGGTATGATTAATCATTTAATAAATAAAGCGATTATAAAGCATGAATAA
- a CDS encoding cytidylyltransferase domain-containing protein, with product MKILGIIPARGGSKGVPRKNIRLVDRQPLISYTIEQAKKARLLTDIIVSTDSDEIIEVANQYGCVALKRNTENAQDTSKIEDAIIEVLTSLKTEYDCIVLLQPTAPIREVEDIDNVIQMFLEDANLECVVSVVELEDIHPARMYHVIEDRSMLALDKELESKRRQDLTPVFLRNGAIYAVKTTAFLKDKKIILPNKKAYIMPESKWANVDTERDFLLTEVLIKEWKKGKL from the coding sequence ATGAAAATATTAGGAATTATACCGGCAAGAGGTGGCTCTAAAGGAGTTCCTAGGAAGAATATAAGGTTAGTTGATAGACAACCTTTGATTTCTTATACCATAGAGCAAGCAAAAAAAGCAAGATTACTAACAGATATAATTGTATCTACAGATAGTGATGAAATAATAGAGGTAGCTAATCAATATGGATGTGTAGCGCTTAAAAGAAATACTGAGAATGCACAAGATACTTCAAAAATAGAAGATGCTATTATTGAAGTATTAACTTCATTAAAAACAGAATATGATTGTATTGTATTACTTCAACCTACGGCTCCTATAAGAGAAGTCGAGGACATTGATAATGTGATTCAAATGTTTTTAGAAGACGCTAATTTAGAATGTGTAGTTTCTGTAGTTGAATTAGAAGATATTCATCCAGCACGAATGTATCATGTTATTGAAGATCGATCAATGTTAGCTTTAGATAAAGAATTAGAAAGTAAAAGAAGGCAAGATTTAACACCTGTTTTTTTAAGAAATGGAGCAATCTATGCTGTTAAAACAACGGCTTTTCTAAAAGATAAAAAGATAATACTTCCTAACAAAAAAGCATATATTATGCCTGAGTCAAAATGGGCTAATGTGGACACCGAACGTGATTTCTTGTTGACAGAGGTGTTGATAAAGGAGTGGAAAAAAGGAAAGTTATGA
- a CDS encoding N-acetylneuraminate synthase family protein produces MTFIIAEIAQAHDGSLGMAHAYIDAVAKTGCNAIKFQTHISEAESSIHEPFRVKFSKQDATRMEYWKRMEFTLEQWKGLKAHCDEVGLEFMSSPFSNAAVDLLEEVGVKQYKVGSGEVNNFVLLEKIAQTGKPVIISSGMSSFEELDKTIAFLKSRGVAYSILQCTTAYPTKPEQFGLNVIQELKNRYKVPVGFSDHSSSTEACIAATALGAEILEFHVVFDKEMFGPDAKASLTMAETSQLVKAVKNINIAMQNPVNKTDNSAFGDLKAIFEKSLAVNKDLNKGDVITFSDLETKKPKGFGILASDYEQVIGKKINKDLNQWDFLNEEDITE; encoded by the coding sequence ATGACATTTATTATAGCAGAAATAGCACAAGCACATGATGGTAGTTTAGGTATGGCACATGCATATATTGATGCCGTGGCTAAAACAGGATGTAATGCTATAAAGTTTCAAACACATATTTCGGAGGCAGAAAGTAGCATACACGAACCGTTTAGAGTTAAATTTTCTAAACAAGATGCTACTAGAATGGAATATTGGAAACGTATGGAGTTTACCTTAGAGCAGTGGAAAGGGCTTAAAGCACATTGTGATGAGGTTGGTTTAGAATTTATGAGTTCTCCTTTTAGTAATGCTGCGGTAGATTTGTTAGAGGAAGTAGGAGTGAAACAATACAAAGTAGGCTCTGGAGAAGTCAACAACTTTGTGTTGCTAGAAAAAATAGCACAAACAGGTAAGCCAGTTATTATTTCATCAGGAATGAGTTCTTTTGAGGAGTTAGATAAAACCATAGCGTTTTTAAAATCTAGAGGAGTTGCCTATTCTATTCTGCAATGTACAACGGCTTATCCAACAAAGCCTGAGCAGTTTGGTTTGAACGTGATTCAAGAATTAAAAAATAGATATAAAGTACCTGTAGGGTTTTCAGATCATTCTTCTTCTACAGAAGCCTGTATTGCTGCTACTGCTTTGGGAGCAGAAATTTTAGAGTTTCACGTAGTGTTTGACAAAGAAATGTTTGGTCCCGATGCAAAAGCTTCTTTAACCATGGCAGAAACTAGCCAATTGGTTAAAGCAGTAAAAAATATAAATATTGCAATGCAAAATCCTGTGAACAAAACAGATAATTCAGCATTTGGTGATTTAAAGGCTATTTTTGAAAAATCATTAGCAGTTAACAAAGATTTAAATAAAGGGGATGTTATCACTTTTTCTGATTTAGAAACTAAGAAACCTAAAGGATTTGGTATCTTGGCGAGTGATTACGAACAGGTGATTGGAAAAAAAATCAATAAAGATTTAAACCAATGGGATTTTTTAAATGAAGAAGATATAACCGAGTAA
- a CDS encoding acyltransferase, with protein sequence MEKNISINNKIWIDYLRVVSTLAVIIIHVSAIGVMTLNINTPDWLIANFYDSLSRFCVPIFFMISGALLLNKDYELKNFLRKRTIRIIPPLLFWSTVYFTFNNKKYLLGEFEFIAFLQKITRSFLYGSEYHLHFVYILLGFYLSVPILRQWIKKSSTTYIVYFLSIWFFSILYRIPSIVIYLPKIDITNFSGYLGYMVLGHFLFNTNFKGKYRYLLLFMASVGITVLGTYYFSLRQGVFYEYFYDYLSINIIIASSSFFLFFKNKKISVKGLDNIVSIISKYSFGIYLVHALVLKLLVNLNIDMFIVTPVLSIPIVSILCLIISLGVIVFVNKLPFGKYISG encoded by the coding sequence ATGGAGAAAAATATATCAATAAATAATAAAATTTGGATAGACTATTTAAGGGTTGTATCTACTTTAGCAGTTATTATAATTCATGTTTCTGCTATAGGGGTAATGACTTTAAATATAAATACTCCAGATTGGTTAATCGCAAATTTTTATGATAGTTTATCAAGGTTTTGTGTGCCTATATTCTTTATGATCTCTGGGGCTTTATTATTAAATAAAGACTATGAATTAAAGAACTTTTTAAGAAAAAGAACTATAAGAATTATACCGCCATTATTATTTTGGAGTACAGTATATTTTACTTTTAATAATAAAAAATATTTGTTAGGGGAGTTTGAATTTATTGCTTTTTTACAAAAAATCACTCGCTCCTTTTTGTATGGAAGCGAATACCATTTACATTTTGTGTATATATTGTTAGGGTTTTATTTAAGTGTCCCGATTTTAAGACAATGGATAAAAAAAAGTTCAACGACTTATATCGTATATTTTTTAAGTATATGGTTTTTCTCTATTTTATATAGAATTCCAAGTATCGTTATTTATCTACCCAAAATAGATATTACAAATTTTAGTGGTTATTTAGGTTATATGGTTTTAGGACATTTCTTATTCAATACAAATTTTAAAGGAAAGTATAGATATTTACTCTTATTTATGGCTAGTGTAGGTATTACTGTATTAGGAACATACTATTTTTCTCTTCGTCAGGGAGTTTTTTATGAATATTTTTATGATTACTTATCTATAAATATAATTATTGCTTCTTCATCTTTCTTTTTGTTTTTTAAAAATAAAAAGATTAGTGTTAAAGGTTTAGATAATATTGTGAGTATAATAAGTAAATATAGTTTTGGTATTTATTTGGTTCATGCTTTGGTTTTAAAATTACTAGTTAATTTAAATATAGACATGTTTATTGTAACTCCAGTTTTAAGTATTCCAATAGTGTCTATTTTGTGTTTAATCATTTCATTAGGAGTTATTGTCTTTGTAAACAAACTTCCTTTTGGTAAATATATTTCAGGATAA